In Tachypleus tridentatus isolate NWPU-2018 chromosome 7, ASM421037v1, whole genome shotgun sequence, a genomic segment contains:
- the Rpi gene encoding ribose-5-phosphate isomerase yields MEPIEMAKKAAAWKAVDLHVKDNFIVGVGSGSTAVYAMERLASRVKEEGLKILCVPTSFQSRQIIKQLGLTLTDLEEYPQLDVAIDGADEVDHNLTLIKGGGGCLTQEKIVASCAEDFVIIADHRKDSKHLGQNWTKGIPIEVIPMAYVPVQRRLEKLGGIPVLRMAKAKAGPVVTDNGNFILDWKFSVIQDWESLNQTIKMITGVVETGLFVGMAKKVYFGQEDGSVVEREIPK; encoded by the exons GACAACTTTATTGTGGGTGTTGGAAGTGGATCAACTGCAGTATATGCGATGGAAAGATTGG cttCAAGGGTTAAAGAAGAAGGACTAAAGATTCTGTGTGTCCCAACATCATTTCAG TCTAGACAGATCATTAAACAGTTAGGCCTAACACTGACAGACTTAGAGGAGTACCCACAG CTTGATGTTGCTATTGATGGAGCTGACGAAGTGGACCACAATCTGACCCTCATCAAGGGAGGAGGCGGATGTCTCACTCAAGAGAAAATCGTTGCATCCTGTGCTGAAGATTTTGTCATCATAGCTGATCATAG AAAGGACTCTAAACACCTTGGACAAAACTGGACCAAAGGCATTCCTATTGAAGTGATACCCATGGCTTATGTACCAGTTCAAAGGAGACTTGAAAAACTTGGTGGCATTCCTGTTCTAAGAATGGCCAAAGCTAAAGCA GGACCAGTTGTAACTGACAACGGTAATTTTATTCTTGATTGGAAGTTTTCAGTCATTCAAGATTGGGAAAGTTTAAACCAGACCATTAAGATGATAACAG GTGTTGTGGAGACTGGACTCTTTGTGGGAATGGCTAAAAAGGTTTACTTTGGACAAGAAGATGGCAGTGTAGTTGAGAGAGAAATTCCAAAGTGA